One Babylonia areolata isolate BAREFJ2019XMU chromosome 20, ASM4173473v1, whole genome shotgun sequence DNA segment encodes these proteins:
- the LOC143294577 gene encoding uncharacterized protein LOC143294577 — MDNNTDGDSATEDNTSSTIPTEQGTDTSPTQFLEYQAAQILWKIWPPVILFVGTLGNGSIILVVRRLKDRNSAQHAILLSLAASNLCLLYSGPLPDWLRYQFRVDIQALHSVTCKLTSWLIYVANTVSAWLVTGVTVQRTMAVRWPHKVKLVCSVWRTRAVVVTLVLSALVLHSHFLIGIVLSRNNRCTFSSTSYRQFYERIFMWVDMCFSSFLSSITLLVCDVILSWTLFKTTSAKSLAANGMNDKKDSDNRRNTASRTTAMILALSTTCLVLSMPVCVCFLWYNNVRVTATPRFLAKKELAYTVTFLMWYTNSAVNCLLYCFTGTKFRTEFLTWARCCAQGTNAASGGDGASILSVTNGRKKQTA, encoded by the coding sequence ATGGACAACAACACAGATGGTGACTCTGCAACAGAAGACAACACCTCCTCCACTATACCCACAGAACAAGGGACAGACACAAGCCCCACTCAGTTCCTGGAGTACCAAGCAGCCCAGATCCTGTGGAAAATATGGCCCCCTGTCATCCTCTTCGTGGGGACTTTGGGAAATGGGTCAATCATCCTCGTCGTGCGTCGTCTCAAAGATCGTAACTCTGCCCAGCACGCCATCCTCTTGTCCCTGGCTGCGTCTAACCTATGTCTGCTGTACTCAGGACCTTTGCCAGACTGGTTACGATACCAGTTCCGCGTGGACATTCAGGCCTTGCACTCAGTTACCTGTAAGCTTACGTCATGGCTGATCTATGTTGCCAACACTGTGTCTGCCTGGTTAGTCACCGGCGTAACGGTGCAGCGAACCATGGCGGTGAGATGGCCACACAAGGTGAAACTGGTGTGTTCCGTGTGGAGAACTCGAGCAGTTGTGGTTACTCTGGTTCTCAGTGCTCTCGTCCTCCATTCCCATTTTTTGATTGGCATTGTCTTGTCGAGGAACAACAGATGCACCTTCAGCTCAACCAGCTACAGGCAGTTCTACGAACGCATCTTCATGTGGGTGGACATgtgcttttcttccttcctctcctccattACTTTGTTGGTCTGCGACGTCATCTTGTCGTGGACGCTATTCAAGACGACTTCTGCCAAGTCCTTGGCTGCTAATGGCATGAACGACAAGAAGGATAGCGACAACCGTAGGAACACGGCATCCAGGACAACTGCCATGATCCTGGCGTTGTCCACCACGTGCCTGGTCCTCAGTATgcccgtgtgtgtctgttttctttggtATAACAATGTCCGAGTCACGGCGACTCCCAGGTTCCTAGCTAAGAAGGAGCTGGCCTACACTGTCACCTTCCTTATGTGGTACACCAACAGCGCCGTCAACTGTCTTCTCTACTGCTTCACTGGAACGAAATTCAGGACGGAGTTTTTGACTTGGGCCCGCTGTTGTGCACAGGGTACTAATGCTGCTTCAGGTGGTGATGGAGCGTCTATATTGTCGGTTACAAATGGGAGGAAGAAGCAAACGGCTTGA